GTGGGGCGCGGTGAAACACCACGGGTTGACCATCCACAGCGTGCCGGCGCAGCACTACTCCTCGCGCACGCCGTGGGACCGCAACCGGAGCCACTGGTGCGGCTGGGTGGTGGAAGGAAAAAAAACTTTCTACTATCCCGGCGATACCGGCTTCGGATCGTTCTTCCCCCGGATTGGCGAACAGTACGGGCCGATAGACCTGGCGGCCATGCCCATCGGCTGTTACAGCCCGCGGGAGCTGATAAAGGCGCACCACCTCAACCCCGAAGAGGCGCTGGAGGCTTTTACGCAGGTGCGGGGGAAAAAGTTTTTGGCCATCCACTGGGGCGCGTTCGACATGACCGACGAGCCGTGGGACGAGCCGCCCGCGCGCCTGATCACGGAAGCGGCGCGGCGCGGGTTTTCGGCCGACGGGCATATCAACGTCGTCCGCATCGGCGATACGCTGGATTGGTAGCCTTTTTTTGATGGAACAACACCTTCCCGCATCCAGACTGAAAACAGGGATGTCCTTTAAACCCCCTGTTTAAAACAGGGGGACGCCACCTCCCGGTGGAAAGCAGGCAAAATGGGGGTCAGTCCTCATCAACCTGAACCATTTCCTGTTTGGGCGCGCCGCAATCGGGGCATTTTTCCGGGATTGTTTGGCATTCGTCGTCGCTACACGGCATTACTTTGCCGCACACAAGGCATTTCCACACCAGCACCATAAGTCCTCCTGGCGTATCCGCATCTTCTATATTAATTCTACCGCTTAAAACCGGACAATTCTATTTGCTTGTAACACATCATTTTGATTGTAAACGGCACATTCTGAAGAACCTTTGGCGACGGGGAATCCGGCTCCGGAAAGGGATTCTTCGCCAGCGGCTCAGAATGACAGCGGTTGCTCCCCCGTTTGGCCGAGCTTGAGGTTGTCCAGCGTGCCGGCGATTTTAACCGCCTGCACGTTGGCCTTGTCGAACTGCGTGTGCGCGTTGGCGATGTGCTTGCCCAGCACGTCGAAGGTCTCCTGGAATTTCTGGAAGTTCACCTGCAAATCGAGTATCGCGTGGATTATTTCCTGCGCGCGCTTTTCCACCGCCATTCCCCGGAAGCCGACGGCGAGCGCCTGAAAATAGACGAACAGGAAATTCGGCGAGGCGGGCACCACCCGCATATCCATCAGCGCCTGATGCAACTCGTGGTTGCCGACGATCTCAAGGAATACCCCCTCTGCGGGAACGAACATGACGGCGAAATCAAGCGTCACCCGCGGCACGATATACCGCTGGGCGATTTCCTTGGCCCGCTTGCGCACGTCGGCGTGGAACTGCGAAAGAAACCTGTCCCGCTCCGGCCCCGGCGCGGCCTCGTAAAATTTGACGAGGTTCGCCGCTGGAAACTTGCTGTCGATACAAAGGACGCGTTCTTCCAAAAGAATGGCGGCGTCGACGATCCCATCGCCGATTTTGTGCTGGAAACGGAGCCGCTCGGCCGGGACGGCCTGCTTGAGCAACAGTTCCATTTGCCATTCGCCGTAACTGCCGCGGCTCTTGGAGCCTTCAAGAATCTGGTTCAGGTTGCGGATGTCGCCGCCGATTTCCACCATCCGGCCCGAGGCGGCTTTGAGGTCGGCGGTTTCCTTGATGAGTTTTTCCAGCCGCTCGGCAAGTATCTGCTGCGACCTGCCGAGACTGTCGGCGATCTCTTTGCGGCCGTGCTGCATCGATTCGGCCAGCTTCCCCTGCGTATCGCCAAAGCCGGAGGTGATGGCGGCGCGGCTCTCCTCGCGTACGCGGGTGATGGTTTCGAGCAGCGTTTTGGTCTGGTCGATGAGTTGCGCGTTGAGGGTCTGCTGCATCAGCGCGAGGTCCTGCTTCATTCCGGCATCGGGCGCGGCTGATTTTTTCCCCAGCGCATAGACGGCGGCACCGGCGATGGCGGCGACTCCCGCGATTAAAAACCCTTCCAGCAAATCCATATCCGCCATTATCCACGAAAAATTGAGGGTACAACAGGTTTTAACCTGTTGTTGGCCCGTTAGGGCCAAGAAGGAATTTGCCCCTTCAGGGGCAACCAAGAATGAATTCTGTGGTACCAAGAGAGAGGTCAGCCGAAGGAATAGAAAAGGAGCTTTGTGTCGCCGTACCGCTTTTCCTTGATCGGCTCGAACTCCGGCGGTTGCAGGCCTTTGCTGGGCATTTCCAGAATCAAAATCCCGTCGGGCAACAGCGCTTTGGCGTTGTACGCGGCGGTCAGCAGGGCGCTTCTTCCGTCCCAATCGTACGGCGGGTCGCAATAGATG
The sequence above is drawn from the Nitrospinota bacterium genome and encodes:
- a CDS encoding DNA recombination protein RmuC, which gives rise to MDLLEGFLIAGVAAIAGAAVYALGKKSAAPDAGMKQDLALMQQTLNAQLIDQTKTLLETITRVREESRAAITSGFGDTQGKLAESMQHGRKEIADSLGRSQQILAERLEKLIKETADLKAASGRMVEIGGDIRNLNQILEGSKSRGSYGEWQMELLLKQAVPAERLRFQHKIGDGIVDAAILLEERVLCIDSKFPAANLVKFYEAAPGPERDRFLSQFHADVRKRAKEIAQRYIVPRVTLDFAVMFVPAEGVFLEIVGNHELHQALMDMRVVPASPNFLFVYFQALAVGFRGMAVEKRAQEIIHAILDLQVNFQKFQETFDVLGKHIANAHTQFDKANVQAVKIAGTLDNLKLGQTGEQPLSF